In a single window of the Rhodothermales bacterium genome:
- a CDS encoding fasciclin domain-containing protein gives MDDLRSQGQANVVDNVSEQHILKIARSSPDHTTLAAAIDAAGLQHVLVNPGPLTVFAPTNAAFEALPPGTVEELLKPENKSKLAKIVTSHASPGTFKGAGLNPKVKIYLATGQYVSVEERDGATYVNGAKILATIDASNGVVHVVDKVFLFPNM, from the coding sequence ATGGACGATCTCCGTTCGCAAGGCCAGGCCAACGTGGTCGACAACGTCTCTGAACAGCATATTCTGAAAATCGCAAGGAGTTCACCGGATCATACCACCCTGGCGGCCGCCATCGACGCCGCCGGCCTGCAGCACGTATTGGTTAATCCCGGACCTTTGACGGTCTTCGCCCCAACGAACGCGGCCTTCGAGGCGCTCCCACCGGGTACCGTAGAGGAGTTGCTCAAACCGGAAAACAAATCAAAGCTCGCCAAAATTGTCACGTCGCACGCGTCCCCGGGCACATTTAAGGGGGCCGGGCTGAACCCGAAGGTCAAGATTTATCTGGCAACAGGGCAGTACGTGAGCGTCGAGGAGCGCGACGGAGCCACGTATGTGAATGGCGCGAAGATCCTGGCCACCATCGACGCCAGCAACGGCGTGGTGCATGTCGTCGATAAAGTCTTTCTATTCCCGAACATGTAG